From Toxorhynchites rutilus septentrionalis strain SRP chromosome 2, ASM2978413v1, whole genome shotgun sequence, a single genomic window includes:
- the LOC129766087 gene encoding uncharacterized protein LOC129766087: MDDFARVMSCVVRSIDNCKRKVLELPVLTLKATENQQRHILVPVLSIQRPLERDEFRRAQIVLWKQAQCDGFPDEMSTLAQNLDQQPGEVSPKVVKKSSCLYKLNPIVDKDGVLRMDGRMEMSEDMPFDKRFPIILPRKHAMTEKLIQFYHEKYGHANRETVMNELRHRFWIPNARTAIRQAINKCVWCRVHRCQPRVPRMAPLPVQRVTPFSSVGIDYLGPIEVTVGRRREKRWVGVFTCLAVRAVHLEVVPSLSTQSCLMAIRRFCCKRGVPQEIFSDNGTYFVGADNVLKKINSDCATSITSATTAWHFNPPAAPHMGGIWERMVRSVKEAMKTLDDGRTVSDEVLQTTLAEAEDMINTRPLTYMPQDSAEDEAITPNHFLRGLVTTADLIVQPLNAAQALRDTYKRSQYLANRMWERWSKEYLPTM, encoded by the coding sequence ATGGACGACTTTGCAAGGGTGATGTCATGTGTTGTCAGGTCCATCGACAATTGCAAGCGAAAAGTTTTAGAGCTACCAGTATTAACCTTGAAAGCAACGGAAAATCAACAACGCCACATTCTGGTACCGGTACTGTCGATACAGCGTCCACTCGAGAGAGACGAGTTTCGAAGAGCACAGATTGTTCTGTGGAAGCAGGCACAATGCGACGGCTTCCCGGATGAAATGAGTACGCTCGCCCAGAATCTTGACCAACAACCTGGTGAAGTTTCACCAAAGGTGGTGAAGAAAAGTAGCTGCCTCTACAAGCTGAACCCGATTGTGGACAAAGATGGCGTGCTTCGCATGGACGGAAGGATGGAAATGTCGGAAGATATGCCGTTTGATAAAAGGTTTCCGATCATTCTGCCACGAAAACACGCGATGACGGAGAAGCTGATTCAGTTCTACCATGAAAAGTACGGACATGCTAATCGTGAAACTGTGATGAACGAACTTCGGCATCGGTTCTGGATCCCAAATGCTCGGACTGCCATTCGCCAAGCAATTAACAAGTGTGTGTGGTGTAGGGTACATCGATGTCAGCCACGCGTCCCCAGAATGGCGCCTCTTCCGGTGCAGCGCGTTACACCATTTAGCTCTGTAGGTATCGATTATCTAGGTCCGATAGAAGTTACTGTGGGGcgaagaagagaaaaaagatGGGTTGGGGTGTTCACCTGCTTGGCCGTACGAGCGGTACATCTGGAAGTGGTGCCTAGTCTTTCAACACAATCCTGCTTGATGGCTATCCGAAGATTCTGTTGTAAGCGAGGAGTACCACAGGAAATATTCTCAGACAATGGGACATACTTCGTGGGTGCTGACAACGTACTAAAGAAGATAAATAGCGACTGTGCAACCAGTATTACAAGCGCTACCACAGCGTGGCACTTCAATCCTCCGGCGGCGCCGCATATGGGCGGTATCTGGGAGCGAATGGTGAGGTCCGTAAAGGAGGCGATGAAGACGCTGGACGATGGACGAACGGTATCCGACGAGGTTCTGCAAACAACGTTAGCGGAAGCTGAGGATATGATTAATACCAGGCCGCTAACGTATATGCCACAAGACTCGGCAGAGGATGAAGCGATCACTCCGAACCATTTTCTTCGTGGGTTGGTAACTACTGCAGACTTGATCGTTCAACCACTGAACGCAGCGCAAGCCTTACGAGACACTTACAAACGTTCACAGTACCTAGCGAACCGAATGTGGGAGAGATGGAGCAAAGAATATTTACCAACGATGTAA
- the LOC129764299 gene encoding protein aubergine-like — MKDKHYQHKMAERSSPQDGGENGARARSRGYVGSGSPGEGPSRSNGRNTAGAAGGQPEEGEHRGQVGNFQHRQQQFQQPAGGRSSGPYSTHRGDGERSSPPSLTAEVAALKQEAHSSSERGGGDGQRGGRGGGRGGRGGSRGNRFIPEIVRTRSDMSVSKQGSSGTQVMLQTNYFRVVRHDDERIFQYRVDFNPTVETSRQMSSLMYNLKGTIGGYLFDGTQLFTRNKLSDEVEFTTKDKTTEVEYTITVRRVGAIDGTNETSFLIFNLINRKAMGGLNLQMIGRSFFDPDARVAIRQHGIELYPGYVTSIRQHEQDVLMCAEITHRVMRTDTCYSMFEQCMNQRGHFKDNYKRMILGTVVMTTYGKNNTYTISDVDFNVSPASTFETKKGPISFMDYFKERYNVTIRDPRQPMLVSRSKPRDIRAGMPELIYLVPELSRVTGITDEMRRDFHLMRAMADHTRLTPDRRIERLEAFNRRLQQSKDSSEIFKFWKTELDRRLVEVPARVLPPETIFFHPEQAQYQCQAGDMAEWQMAFRNNPMYLTVALSNWVVVVPSGSERLINDFIECLKQVAGGMHFQIDNPRRVSIPNDTPMVYVDHLNQIVQRDPQLIVCLVTNDKQDRYAAIKKKCCVERAVPTQVLKTRTITPKGGNVRTLMSVATKVAIQMNCKLGGIPWVLKSPLSSVMVLGFDVCRDSKDKSRSFGALVASMYGAGIKHPKYYSTVTQHGNGEELSDHMSLNVIKAIRAYQNSFKCLPQRIIIYRDGVGEGDLNYVHEHEVNAIKEKLVAAYKGQEFQSKLTFFVVNKRINTRLFNRKRNPNPGTVVDDVITLPERNDFYLVSQSVRQGTVSPTSYNILRDESGLSADRLQLYTFKQTHMYYNWSGTVGVPAVCQYARKLSTLAGQHLHQAPNTWLEKKLYFL; from the exons ATGAAAG ACAAACATTACCaacacaaaatggcggaaaGAAGCAGCCCACAGGACGGCGGCGAAAATGGTGCACGGGCGCGTTCCCGCGGATACGTTGGCTCTGGCTCACCAGGCGAGGGTCCGTCACGTTCCAACGGACGCAACACTGCTGGAGCTGCTGGTGGTCAACCGGAAGAAGGCGAACATCGGGGCCAGGTTGGTAATTTCCAGCACAGGCAGCAACAGTTCCAGCAGCCAGCTGGTGGTCGATCGTCGGGGCCATATTCGACGCATCGTGGCGACGGGGAGCGATCCTCGCCACCGTCACTGACGGCTGAGGTAGCGGCATTGAAACAGGAAGCACACAGTTCGTCGGAACGTGGTGGTGGTGACGGTCAAAGGGGTGGTAGAGGAGGTGGACGTGGCGGACGAGGTGGATCGCGTGGAAATCGCTTCATTCCGGAAATCGTTCGTACCCGTTCGGATATGTCCGTTTCCAAGCAGGGAAGTTCGGGAACGCAAGTCATGCTGCAGACCAATTACTTCCGTGTGGTTCGTCATGATGATGAACGCATTTTCCAGTATCGTGTGGATTTCAATCCCACGGTCGAAACTTCGAGGCAGATGAGTTCTCTGATGTACAATCTGAAGGGTACAATCGGAGGATATTTATTCGACGGTACGCAATTATTTACGCGAAATAAGCTCAGCGATGAGGTCGAATTCACCACGAAGGACAAGACGACCGAAGTGGAGTACACTATCACAGTGCGAAGGGTTGGCGCGATCGATGGTACAAACGAGACATCGTTTTTGATTTTCAACCTTATCAACCGCAAGGCAATGGGCGGATTAAATTTACAAATGATCGGTCGTAGCTTCTTCGATCCGGACGCAAGAGTAGCTATTAGACAGCACGGCATTGAACTTTATCCTGGTTATGTCACCAGTATTCGACAACACGAGCAAGATGTGCTCATGTGCGCCGAGATAACCCACAGAGTTATGCGCACGGATACCTGTTATTCGATGTTCGAGCAATGTATGAATCAGAGGGGCCACTTTAAGGATAACTACAAACGAATGATCCTCGGTACCGTCGTTATGACGACTTATGGTAAAAACAACACGTACACAATTTCGGACGTTGATTTCAATGTTAGCCCGGCGAGCACATTCGAAACCAAGAAAGGACCCATTTCCTTCATGGACTATTTCAAAGAGCGATACAATGTGACGATCAGAGATCCTCGTCAGCCCATGTTGGTGTCCCGCTCGAAGCCCAGAGACATTCGCGCTGGCATGCCAGAACTTATTTATTTGGTACCGGAGCTGTCAAGAGTTACCGGAATCACGGATGAGATGCGAAGAGATTTTCA CTTGATGCGCGCTATGGCCGACCACACTCGCCTAACCCCGGACAGACGTATCGAGCGATTGGAAGCGTTCAACCGCAGATTGCAACAATCTAAGGATAGTTCGGAAATCTTCAAGTTTTGGAAAACCGAGCTGGACAGACGCCTGGTAGAGGTTCCGGCTCGAGTTTTGCCACCGGAAACTATCTTCTTCCATCCAGAGCAGGCACAATA TCAATGTCAGGCAGGTGATATGGCCGAATGGCAAATGGCGTTCCGCAACAATCCGATGTATTTGACAGTAGCCCTATCCAATTGGGTCGTTGTAGTCCCAAGCGGCAGCGAAAGGCTAATTAACGATTTTATAGAATGTCTCAAGCAGGTTGCAGGTGGCATGCACTTCCAGATTGATAACCCGAGACGGGTTTCCATTCCGAATGATACACCGATGGTTTATGTGGATCACCTGAATCAAATCGTCCAGAGGGACCCCCAGCTGATTGTGTGTTTGGTCACCAATGACAAACAGGACCGGTATGCTGCTATCAAAAAGAAGTGCTGTGTCGAAAGAGCTGTTCCGACACAAGTGCTGAAAACACGAACAATTACCCCGAAAGGTGGTAACGTTCGCACGTTGATGTCGGTTGCCACGAAGGTTGCAATACAAATGAACTGTAAGCTCGGTGGCATTCCATGGGTTTTGAAGAGCCCTCTGTCATCGGTGATGGTACTGGGTTTTGATGTTTGCCGCGATTCAAAGGACAAATCCAGATCTTTTGGAGCGTTAGTTGCTTCCATGTACGGCGCGGGCAttaaacacccaaaatattaTTCCACGGTTACGCAGCACGGCAACGGAGAGGAGCTGTCCGATCACATGTCACTTAATGTCATCAAAGCCATCCGAGCGTATCAGAACAGCTTCAAATGTCTCCCGCAGCGTATCATTATCTATCGTGATGGCGTTGGCGAGGGTGACTTGAATTATGTTCACGAACACGAAGTTAACGCGATCAAAGAAAAGTTGGTGGCAGCGTACAAAGGACAGGAGTTTCAATCCAAGCTCACCTTCTTCGTTGTCAACAAGCGCATCAACACCCGCTTGTTCAACAGGAAAAGAAATCCAAACCCCGGAACAGTGGTCGATGACGTTATCACTCTCCCGGAGAG AAACGACTTTTACCTGGTATCTCAAAGCGTCCGACAAGGAACTGTTTCTCCCACCTCGTACAACATCCTGCGGGATGAGTCCGGACTGAGTGCCGACCGGTTGCAGTTGTACACGTTCAAGCAGACCCACATGTACTACAATTGGTCTGGTACGGTTGGCGTACCGGCGGTGTGTCAGTATGCCCGTAAGTTGTCCACCCTAGCGGGGCAGCATCTGCACCAGGCTCCCAACACATGGTTGGAGAAGAAATTATACTTCTTGTGA